A window of the Lactuca sativa cultivar Salinas chromosome 5, Lsat_Salinas_v11, whole genome shotgun sequence genome harbors these coding sequences:
- the LOC111916511 gene encoding tubulin beta-2 chain: MREILHIQGGQCGNQIGAKFWEVVCAEHGIDVTGKYTGDSELQLERINVYYNEASGGRFVPRAVLMDLEPGTMDSLRSGAYGQIFRPDNFVFGQSGAGNNWAKGHYTEGAELIDSVLDVVRKEAENCDCLQGFQVCHSLGGGTGSGMGTLLISKIREEYPDRMMMTFSVFPSPKVSDTVVEPYNATLSVHQLVENADECMVLDNEALYDICFRTLKLTTPSFGDLNHLISATMSGVTCCLRFPGQLNSDLRKLAVNLIPFPRLHFFMVGFAPLTSRGSQQYRALTVPELTQQMWDAKNMMCAADPRHGRYLTASAIYRGKMSTKEVDEQMLNVQNKNSSYFVEWIPNNVKSTVCDIPPTGLKMASTFIGNSTSIQEMFRRVSEQFTAMFRRKAFLHWYTGEGMDEMEFTEAESNMNDLVSEYQQYQDATADEEGEYEEEEEYEEA; encoded by the exons ATGCGTGAGATCCTCCATATTCAAGGTGGTCAATGTGGAAACCAGATCGGAGCTAAGTTCTGGGAGGTTGTTTGCGCCGAGCACGGCATCGATGTGACCGGGAAGTACACCGGAGATTCAGAGCTCCAGCTTGAGAGGAtcaatgtttattacaatgaggCCAGTGGTGGGAGGTTTGTTCCACGGGCGGTGCTCATGGATTTGGAGCCAGGGACGATGGACAGTCTCAGATCTGGAGCATACGGGCAGATCTTCAGGCCTGATAACTTTGTATTTGGTCAGTCTGGTGCTGGTAATAATTGGGCGAAGGGTCACTACACTGAAGGTGCTGAGTTGATCGACTCAGTTCTGGATGTTGTTAGAAAGGAGGCCGAAAATTGTGATTGCTTACAAG GTTTCCAAGTGTGCCATTCTCTAGGAGGTGGAACAGGGTCTGGTATGGGAACTCTTCTGATTTCAAAGATCAGAGAAGAGTATCCTGACAGGATGATGATGACCTTCTCAGTCTTTCCATCTCCAAAGGTCTCAGACACAGTTGTTGAACCCTACAACGCCACCTTATCAGTCCACCAACTCGTGGAAAATGCTGACGAATGCATGGTCCTTGATAACGAGGCTCTGTACGACATCTGCTTCAGAACTCTCAAACTCACTACCCCAAGCT TTGGTGATCTAAACCATCTCATTTCTGCAACAATGTCTGGAGTGACCTGTTGTCTGCGGTTTCCCGGTCAACTCAACTCTGACCTACGAAAGCTTGCAGTCAATCTCATCCCATTCCCTCGTCTTCACTTTTTCATGGTCGGTTTTGCCCCTCTAACCTCACGTGGGTCCCAGCAATACCGTGCCCTAACAGTCCCTGAACTCACCCAACAAATGTGGGACGCTAAGAACATGATGTGTGCAGCTGACCCACGTCACGGGCGTTACCTAACTGCTTCAGCCATCTATCGTGGGAAAATGAGCACAAAAGAAGTCGATGAACAGATGCTAAATGTTCAAAACAAGAACTCTTCATACTTTGTGGAATGGATCCCAAACAATGTTAAGTCAACTGTTTGTGATATCCCACCAACTGGGCTCAAAATGGCGTCCACTTTCATTGGGAATTCTACTTCTATTCAAGAGATGTTTAGGCGTGTGAGTGAGCAGTTTACTGCTATGTTTAGGAGAAAGGCTTTCTTGCATTGGTATACTGGTGAAGGTATGGATGAGATGGAGTTCACTGAGGCTGAGAGTAACATGAATGATTTGGTGTCTGAGTATCAGCAGTATCAGGATGCGACTGCTGATGAGGAGGGTGAGTATGAGGAGGAAGAGGAGTATGAGGAGGCTTGA